In a genomic window of Flavobacterium sp. KACC 22761:
- a CDS encoding transglycosylase domain-containing protein — translation MNFPKQKLFKALKILGVLLVLLCIALYYFRDSLLKQAIAKVTHKMAVSYNSDFSVKEASFDGLSTIKLKDIVLVPKNADTLLKIQNIETSVSLSNLLIGDVQVGTLKMNNGYIQLVKKGKIRNFDAFLKRNSDDSEKSEKRKYGAFAYRIISKLLNLVPTDMNLENFQFKIDDNGKKTNIAINKLVLDNKQLETNIHVVSKDFDQKWNLKGFADPRNQKADIRFFNLDTGAIKVPYLDERYNLKASFDSIRLNVEKIDKSGGELHIDGFTSITNLKINHPKIASKDVVIKNARFDYRFLLGDDFISIDSTSTMQLNKIKVKPYISYNTEKDTVYTLKVDIPKMKAQDFIVSLPDGLFTHFQGMEATGNFDYKLDFKFNKNKPNTLVFDSKLNKEDLRITKYGEADLNKLNGEFVYRAIIQNVLQRPVLVGTGNPNYTPLDQISPYLRKCVLTTEDPSFFSHRGFINEAFKQSILKNIRTKKFSRGASTISMQLIKNVFLTREKTLSRKLEEILLVYILENNRIVSKERMLEVYFNIIEWGPNVYGIGEASHFYFQKSPADLNVDECLYLATIIPKPRKFMYQFNDQGNLKDYAIKNQKFLKNLMFRRGLLVPEDTIGQLPVYISGNARSLIKIKAPDSTAVKLDSLATDDEFDL, via the coding sequence ATGAATTTTCCAAAACAAAAACTATTTAAAGCCCTAAAAATACTCGGAGTACTATTGGTTTTGCTTTGCATTGCCCTTTATTATTTTCGCGATTCCCTTTTAAAACAAGCTATTGCAAAAGTTACCCATAAAATGGCGGTGAGTTATAATAGCGATTTCTCTGTAAAAGAGGCTTCCTTTGATGGCTTATCTACTATCAAATTAAAAGACATTGTTTTAGTTCCAAAAAATGCTGATACTTTACTTAAAATCCAAAATATTGAAACTAGTGTCAGTTTAAGCAATTTACTAATTGGCGATGTGCAAGTTGGAACTTTAAAAATGAACAATGGTTACATTCAATTGGTCAAAAAAGGAAAAATCAGAAACTTTGATGCTTTCTTAAAAAGAAACAGTGACGATTCTGAAAAAAGCGAAAAACGTAAATATGGTGCTTTTGCTTACCGAATCATTTCAAAACTCTTGAATTTGGTTCCGACTGATATGAATCTGGAAAACTTCCAATTCAAAATTGATGACAACGGCAAAAAAACGAATATCGCAATCAATAAGCTGGTTTTAGACAACAAACAACTCGAAACCAACATTCATGTGGTAAGCAAAGATTTTGATCAAAAATGGAACTTAAAAGGCTTTGCTGATCCTAGAAATCAAAAGGCCGATATTCGATTTTTCAATTTAGACACAGGAGCGATCAAAGTGCCGTATCTTGATGAACGCTACAACTTAAAAGCCAGTTTTGATTCGATTCGATTAAATGTCGAAAAAATTGACAAAAGCGGTGGCGAACTTCACATTGATGGTTTTACTTCGATTACCAATTTAAAAATCAATCATCCAAAAATTGCCAGCAAGGATGTAGTGATCAAAAATGCGCGTTTCGACTATCGATTTTTATTGGGTGACGATTTTATTTCGATTGACAGTACTTCGACAATGCAGTTGAACAAAATAAAAGTGAAACCGTACATTTCGTATAACACCGAAAAAGATACCGTTTACACATTGAAAGTCGATATTCCGAAAATGAAAGCGCAAGATTTTATTGTTTCCTTACCAGATGGATTGTTTACGCATTTCCAAGGAATGGAAGCAACCGGAAATTTTGATTATAAATTGGATTTCAAATTCAATAAAAACAAACCCAATACGCTTGTTTTTGACAGTAAACTCAACAAAGAAGATTTACGAATCACCAAATATGGCGAAGCCGATTTAAACAAACTAAACGGAGAATTTGTTTATCGCGCAATTATTCAGAATGTATTGCAACGACCAGTTTTGGTTGGAACAGGAAATCCAAATTACACACCTTTAGACCAAATTTCTCCTTATTTGAGAAAATGTGTTTTAACAACTGAAGATCCTTCTTTCTTCTCGCATCGCGGTTTTATCAATGAAGCTTTCAAGCAATCCATTCTGAAGAATATTAGAACCAAGAAATTTTCTCGAGGCGCTAGTACGATCAGCATGCAGTTGATTAAAAATGTCTTTTTAACGCGTGAAAAAACGCTTTCGCGAAAGCTTGAAGAAATCCTATTAGTTTACATTTTAGAAAACAACCGAATTGTTAGCAAAGAAAGAATGTTGGAAGTATATTTCAACATCATCGAATGGGGACCAAATGTTTACGGAATTGGCGAAGCAAGTCATTTCTATTTCCAAAAAAGCCCAGCCGATTTAAATGTTGATGAATGTTTATACTTGGCAACCATTATTCCGAAGCCACGAAAATTCATGTATCAATTTAACGATCAAGGAAATCTGAAAGATTACGCAATAAAAAATCAGAAGTTTTTAAAGAACTTGATGTTCCGCAGAGGTTTATTAGTTCCTGAAGATACAATTGGGCAATTGCCGGTTTATATTTCTGGAAATGCGCGTTCGCTTATAAAAATCAAAGCTCCGGATTCTACAGCAGTTAAATTGGACTCACTAGCAACAGATGACGAATTTGATTTGTAA
- a CDS encoding LytTR family DNA-binding domain-containing protein, which yields MTLQKIKSVIVEDELAAREVLKNYLSKYCPQVEVIGEAQNIKEAVPLLHELKPQLVFLDVEMPFGNAFDVLEACKDLHFETIFVTAFSEYSLRALNQSAAYYLLKPISIEELIVAVNKVQHQIMNHEIFNRNKIIVENFHEQKPEKQQVILPTLEGFEVVKMEEIVRLRGNGNFTDLHLNDGSKKMVCRFLKHFSEILPLPFIRVHKSHIININCVKSYNKGGIVTLNDGAEIEVSSTYKEEFLKNFK from the coding sequence ATGACGCTCCAAAAGATAAAAAGTGTAATTGTAGAAGACGAACTTGCTGCGCGAGAAGTGCTCAAAAATTATTTGAGTAAGTATTGTCCGCAGGTTGAGGTTATTGGTGAAGCGCAGAACATCAAAGAAGCTGTTCCGTTGCTTCATGAATTGAAACCACAATTGGTTTTTCTGGATGTCGAAATGCCTTTCGGAAATGCTTTTGATGTTTTGGAAGCTTGTAAAGATTTGCATTTTGAAACTATTTTTGTTACTGCATTTTCTGAATATTCGCTTCGAGCTTTGAATCAAAGCGCTGCGTATTATCTTTTAAAACCAATTAGTATTGAAGAACTGATTGTCGCGGTTAATAAAGTTCAGCATCAAATTATGAATCATGAAATCTTCAACAGAAATAAAATCATCGTTGAAAATTTTCATGAACAGAAACCCGAAAAACAACAAGTCATCCTGCCAACCCTCGAAGGTTTTGAAGTTGTAAAAATGGAAGAAATCGTACGCCTTCGCGGTAATGGAAATTTTACGGATTTACATCTCAACGACGGAAGCAAAAAAATGGTCTGCCGTTTCCTGAAACATTTTTCAGAGATTCTGCCGTTGCCTTTTATTCGGGTTCATAAATCGCATATCATCAATATCAATTGCGTGAAATCGTATAACAAAGGCGGAATCGTGACGCTTAATGATGGTGCTGAAATTGAAGTTTCGTCAACTTATAAAGAAGAGTTTTTGAAGAACTTTAAATAA
- a CDS encoding histidine kinase: MEKSSSKISKTADELSKSLDENDESKIAQNYERLANEFLNKGDNAKAEEYYKRALNSYTKLKLTEDKTRVTRSLAKAQENQRNFGSAIKNYEKAGSLTKDAVEEKINLNDANRLKNQSNPASQTDYVDSNIDLLKKENKKGEVKEAYVQKAKNSLQLNDKKVAIESYNKALDYTKNKPEEAIKIKNEIAKVYVEDNQFDKALLISEKILAEARKNKDYTTEIKQLQSLSSIYFEKKEPEKAISSLKEAYDLSFQKGNSAEAKKSLSSLVKYYKTKGQDKESMALYEQFFENFDKLIHSDTTLIDAKTFQITEEKIRQLEKEKTLKDELISKKNTFNYFLIGSVGLLLLLFMFIVKALYSIKIKNKEIALQSLRREMNPHFIFNSLNSVNQFISENKELEANKYLTSYSNLMRNMMENSNKDFISLDKEVEQLKKYLDLEHLRFEDKFDFEITVDDSLDPERVFVPNMILQPHLENAIWHGLRYLDKKGFLSLRFDVKNEKIIVTIEDNGIGLTKSGELKTKNQKIYESRGLNNTKERIALLNELYKKEITFRIVEKEGLESGTMVQIVFPLIDKIG, translated from the coding sequence ATGGAGAAAAGCAGTTCCAAAATCAGTAAAACAGCTGATGAATTATCCAAATCATTAGATGAAAATGATGAGTCGAAAATTGCTCAGAATTATGAAAGGCTGGCTAATGAATTTTTGAATAAAGGAGATAATGCTAAAGCAGAAGAATACTATAAAAGAGCGCTAAACAGTTATACCAAATTAAAACTGACAGAAGACAAAACCCGTGTTACCAGAAGTTTGGCAAAGGCACAGGAAAACCAAAGAAATTTCGGCTCGGCGATTAAAAACTATGAAAAAGCGGGCTCGTTGACAAAAGACGCAGTTGAAGAAAAAATCAATTTAAACGATGCCAACCGTTTAAAAAACCAGTCTAATCCGGCAAGTCAGACAGATTATGTGGATTCGAATATTGATTTGCTGAAAAAGGAAAACAAAAAAGGCGAAGTCAAAGAAGCTTACGTTCAGAAAGCGAAGAATTCACTTCAGTTAAATGATAAAAAAGTAGCGATTGAGAGTTACAACAAAGCCTTAGACTACACCAAAAACAAACCTGAAGAAGCTATAAAAATCAAAAACGAAATTGCCAAAGTTTATGTCGAAGACAATCAGTTTGATAAAGCGCTTTTGATAAGTGAAAAAATATTGGCAGAAGCCAGAAAAAATAAAGATTATACGACCGAAATAAAACAGCTTCAATCGCTTTCTTCTATTTATTTTGAAAAGAAAGAACCTGAGAAGGCGATTTCATCATTAAAAGAAGCCTATGATTTATCTTTTCAAAAAGGAAATTCGGCGGAAGCCAAAAAGAGTTTATCATCTTTGGTTAAATACTACAAAACAAAAGGTCAGGATAAAGAAAGTATGGCTTTATACGAACAGTTTTTTGAAAATTTCGATAAACTCATTCATTCTGATACAACTTTAATTGATGCGAAAACTTTTCAAATTACGGAAGAGAAAATCCGTCAGCTGGAAAAAGAGAAAACTTTGAAAGATGAGCTGATTTCAAAGAAAAACACTTTCAATTATTTTCTGATTGGTTCGGTTGGTTTGTTACTGCTTTTGTTTATGTTTATTGTAAAAGCGTTGTATTCCATTAAAATTAAGAATAAAGAAATCGCATTGCAGTCTTTGCGTCGTGAGATGAATCCGCATTTTATTTTTAATAGTTTGAATAGCGTCAATCAGTTTATTTCGGAAAACAAAGAATTGGAGGCGAATAAGTATTTGACGTCTTATTCGAATCTGATGCGGAACATGATGGAAAACTCGAATAAAGATTTTATTTCTTTGGATAAAGAAGTGGAACAGTTGAAGAAATATCTGGATTTAGAACATCTGCGTTTTGAAGATAAATTTGATTTCGAAATTACAGTTGATGATTCGCTAGATCCGGAAAGGGTTTTTGTTCCGAATATGATTTTACAGCCTCATCTCGAAAATGCCATTTGGCATGGATTACGTTATCTGGATAAAAAAGGATTTTTGTCTTTACGATTCGATGTCAAAAACGAAAAAATCATTGTAACGATTGAAGACAATGGAATTGGCTTAACCAAAAGCGGTGAACTCAAAACAAAAAACCAAAAAATATACGAATCCCGAGGTTTGAACAATACCAAAGAACGAATTGCGCTTTTGAACGAATTGTATAAAAAAGAAATTACATTTAGAATTGTAGAAAAAGAAGGATTGGAATCAGGAACAATGGTTCAGATTGTTTTTCCATTAATTGATAAAATAGGATGA
- a CDS encoding SIMPL domain-containing protein, protein MKKLFLPFFTILFSQFINAQASGNVNYQNQYNAQNTININFPSNDGIVASVKGLANVKADSYTAIFSTTQTGKTTKEVNELLDQRITQALNEIKLKKGVETFVDMISFVPVYEYETEKKVFSRKTYNEVPVGFELKKNIHIKFSDPNQLNEFISILSNNEIYDLVRVDYFSNALETIKKEMMAKARLLIQEKIKNYEVLLGETFTNTEKRIADDFVVNLPVEMYRSYEAYNSSSLNLKRNSNINQATKLTTLYYQPVFGKEFDFILNPTVLEPVIQVQYEVKIVINREKKQTTAKADKEFILITPNGDLKTLNINMTKQN, encoded by the coding sequence ATGAAAAAACTATTCTTACCCTTTTTTACCATTCTATTTTCTCAGTTCATCAACGCACAGGCATCTGGAAATGTGAATTACCAAAATCAATATAATGCCCAAAACACGATTAACATCAATTTTCCTTCTAACGATGGAATTGTCGCAAGCGTAAAAGGACTTGCCAATGTTAAAGCAGATTCTTATACCGCTATTTTCAGCACCACTCAAACCGGCAAAACAACCAAAGAAGTCAACGAATTACTTGACCAAAGAATTACACAGGCGCTGAACGAAATCAAACTTAAAAAAGGCGTTGAAACTTTTGTCGATATGATTTCGTTTGTTCCGGTTTATGAATACGAAACCGAGAAAAAAGTCTTCAGCCGAAAAACCTATAATGAAGTTCCGGTTGGATTTGAATTAAAGAAAAACATACACATCAAATTCTCCGATCCCAATCAGCTGAATGAGTTTATTTCTATTTTATCCAATAATGAAATTTACGATTTGGTACGAGTGGATTACTTTTCAAATGCTTTGGAAACAATAAAAAAAGAAATGATGGCCAAAGCCAGACTGCTGATTCAGGAAAAAATAAAAAACTATGAAGTTCTTCTTGGCGAAACCTTTACAAACACTGAAAAAAGAATAGCCGATGATTTTGTTGTAAACTTACCAGTAGAAATGTACCGATCTTATGAAGCTTACAACAGTTCTTCGTTAAACTTAAAAAGAAATTCAAATATTAACCAAGCTACCAAATTGACTACACTTTATTATCAGCCTGTTTTCGGTAAAGAGTTTGATTTTATCCTTAATCCTACTGTTTTAGAACCTGTTATTCAGGTACAATATGAAGTAAAAATTGTCATTAACAGAGAAAAGAAACAAACAACAGCAAAAGCAGACAAAGAGTTTATTCTGATTACACCAAATGGCGATTTAAAAACTTTAAATATCAATATGACAAAACAAAACTAA
- a CDS encoding murein L,D-transpeptidase catalytic domain-containing protein yields MKSKIFFLFSLLIFCTAFACRNKDEKPTVHKNSKPIYSYEEKLKSEVNEIKRFLGKSPKYNSDVAFFLDMKVESGRNRFFVYDLKENKVLDKGLVGHGSGSETGIYGNLKFSNVKNSNCTSLGKYAIGGSYSGRFGKAYKLYGLDKSNSNAFDRNIVLHKYEDVPFEEQPYPICNSLGCPMVNEKFFNVLEKQIDHSKKKIILTIYY; encoded by the coding sequence ATGAAAAGTAAAATTTTCTTTCTCTTCTCGCTCTTGATTTTCTGCACCGCATTTGCCTGCAGAAACAAAGACGAAAAACCAACAGTCCACAAAAACTCAAAACCGATTTATTCCTACGAAGAGAAACTAAAAAGTGAAGTCAACGAAATCAAGAGATTCTTGGGGAAATCTCCGAAATACAATTCAGACGTTGCTTTCTTTTTAGATATGAAGGTAGAATCAGGAAGAAATCGGTTTTTTGTTTACGATTTAAAAGAGAATAAAGTGCTGGACAAAGGCTTGGTCGGACATGGTTCGGGTTCTGAAACCGGAATTTATGGCAATTTGAAATTTAGCAATGTAAAAAACTCCAATTGCACTTCATTGGGTAAATATGCTATTGGCGGTTCTTATTCCGGAAGATTTGGAAAAGCGTATAAATTGTACGGTTTAGACAAAAGCAACAGCAATGCTTTTGACCGAAATATTGTCTTGCATAAATATGAAGATGTTCCGTTTGAAGAACAGCCATATCCAATCTGCAACAGTTTAGGCTGTCCGATGGTAAATGAAAAATTCTTCAATGTTTTAGAAAAACAGATTGATCATTCTAAAAAGAAAATTATTTTAACCATTTATTATTAA